In the genome of Altererythrobacter sp. TH136, one region contains:
- a CDS encoding helix-turn-helix transcriptional regulator, with product MDVVQLFGANVRRHRKLRGMTQEQLAHEVGMERGYISDLERGQRNPTVRTLGRLADALGVQPAFLLEIPPR from the coding sequence ATGGACGTGGTGCAGCTTTTTGGTGCGAACGTGCGGCGCCATCGCAAGCTCAGGGGCATGACCCAAGAGCAACTGGCACACGAAGTCGGGATGGAGCGCGGCTACATCAGCGATCTTGAGAGAGGCCAGCGCAACCCGACTGTACGGACGTTGGGCCGGCTGGCTGACGCCCTCGGCGTGCAACCTGCGTTTCTTTTAGAAATTCCGCCGCGTTGA
- a CDS encoding uracil-DNA glycosylase produces the protein MRNPAVRAERLAALGEPHIAPLTELVHAFRARDGSEYPYFDPADGGVDAAILFLLEKPGPMTVPTGKGLRQGSGFISRDNDDPTAEASFWFYREAGVDRRKSVVWNVIPGWNGTIKVTPAELRVGVEDLAALLLLLPRLQTIVLVGRRAARAER, from the coding sequence ATGAGGAACCCGGCCGTCCGGGCCGAAAGGTTGGCCGCACTGGGCGAGCCCCACATCGCCCCTCTCACGGAGCTAGTCCACGCATTCCGAGCGAGGGACGGTAGCGAGTACCCCTACTTCGACCCGGCCGATGGCGGCGTTGATGCGGCAATTCTGTTTCTGCTGGAGAAGCCGGGGCCGATGACGGTTCCGACCGGTAAGGGCCTCAGGCAGGGCTCGGGCTTCATCAGCCGCGACAACGACGACCCCACCGCGGAGGCGTCCTTCTGGTTCTATCGTGAGGCGGGCGTCGACCGGCGGAAGTCGGTTGTCTGGAACGTGATCCCCGGCTGGAACGGGACGATCAAGGTCACCCCGGCGGAGCTGCGGGTGGGCGTCGAGGACCTGGCGGCGCTCCTCCTGCTATTGCCCCGGCTTCAGACGATCGTGCTTGTTGGCAGGAGGGCGGCGCGGGCCGAGCGTTGA
- a CDS encoding UvrD-helicase domain-containing protein — protein MNMMSENLSDESARVAALTEHERTFLVEAGAGSGKTALMAGRLVLLLAGGAAPNSIAAVTFTELAASELLERIRDFVDDLLAGSVPAEMSAAIPDGLSLRQREALEVAAGNLDQVTCTTIHGFCQRLITPYPVEAGIDPGASLMDPGEVELMFDEAVDRWIRNALDSRSETIVSELVFQDPTKATELVWTIASALRKNRELRAPDVEPLLPKISALKEAAKGYASFVAGAQVAEPESKAAAEAFASMSREASFAETDQSAAALVRLVTLAADKSLCTAKGSFRAYQKRTKWEAAARVSGVSKTDAAELNSKAEDHHATCCARWTAMLETAASHILAGLMIELRPVAEQFQETKRISALLDFDDLIHSARRLLRDHSAVRDALSDRFKHVLVDEFQDTDPLQTEIFWRLCGDQRPGHNPLDWPEFKIRPGSLFLVGDPKQAIYRFRGADVAAYIRAREAMVSRDPKSLLAISTNFRSCASILRYVNERFASELTVEKGQPGFAPLEAYRADPVEGLCVAALPIACAGADGKAPSSVQRDCEAEAVAEMCCRLIGSQIVVDRKTQEQRLCQPGDIALLAPGGTELWRYEEALEKRGVPVATQAGKGFFQRQEVQDLIALTRVLADGSDTLAFLSLLRGPLVGLTEEQLLDILEGQPRDPAQSGARPRLSIYLNPPEIRHPVARSVLEKLQALRRRANGTTPHQLLAEAIDVLRIRPIVLQRHGGQAERPLANIDLFLSLSQPYSVRGMKAFAAAMSEAWEGKSRSVEGRPDAQEEAVSLVTMHASKGLEWPIVVPINTMTSGNNVRDPIIDSQSNRMFIPILGTGPAGYEQAKKAEVAERERERLRLWYVAATRARELLVLPKLNVRPKGSSWNALMEFDLESLPLIEIEKHQPGFAVDLDAAENHQTHEMFGEEAAFIASVTPTLRWVAPSRGEGLLGAPEGTAITLTIGPDDEQGVGAREIQGGRERGLVLHKLLEEILTAEISPDPMDLSNRAEFLLQELGQEPQDNAAVGFSPQELAETVMRTVALPEIAPLLSRLVPELPVYGYRCADEGAVAVSGIVDALLIGADGTPELVIDWKSDVSPSTADADLYGEQVKHYLEITGIPKGLVVFVTSGMVLQVSRS, from the coding sequence ATGAACATGATGTCAGAGAACCTTTCTGACGAAAGTGCGCGGGTTGCTGCCCTGACCGAACACGAACGCACCTTCCTTGTGGAGGCAGGCGCGGGTTCGGGGAAGACAGCGTTGATGGCAGGTCGCCTGGTGCTCCTGCTCGCAGGTGGCGCTGCACCGAACTCCATTGCCGCGGTCACATTTACCGAACTTGCGGCAAGCGAGCTGCTCGAGCGAATTCGAGATTTCGTTGACGATCTTCTTGCTGGGTCAGTGCCGGCCGAGATGAGTGCTGCAATTCCCGACGGACTATCGCTTCGCCAGCGAGAGGCGCTCGAGGTGGCCGCGGGCAATCTCGATCAAGTCACTTGCACTACGATCCACGGTTTCTGTCAGCGACTGATCACGCCATATCCTGTCGAAGCCGGTATCGACCCAGGCGCCTCTTTGATGGATCCAGGTGAGGTCGAGCTGATGTTTGACGAGGCTGTCGATCGTTGGATCAGGAATGCGTTAGACTCGCGAAGTGAGACAATAGTTTCGGAACTGGTCTTTCAAGACCCCACCAAAGCGACAGAGCTCGTCTGGACAATCGCCTCGGCGCTCCGAAAAAATCGAGAGCTTAGGGCACCTGACGTTGAGCCTCTTCTACCAAAGATTTCGGCGTTGAAGGAGGCTGCGAAAGGATACGCCAGTTTCGTTGCTGGAGCACAGGTCGCAGAGCCGGAAAGCAAAGCAGCAGCAGAAGCCTTCGCCTCTATGAGCCGCGAAGCATCGTTCGCAGAAACCGATCAATCGGCAGCAGCGCTTGTTCGCCTGGTGACGCTGGCCGCTGATAAGTCGTTGTGCACGGCTAAAGGTTCATTTCGGGCCTATCAGAAGAGGACGAAGTGGGAGGCCGCAGCACGGGTTTCCGGCGTATCCAAAACCGACGCTGCCGAGCTCAACTCCAAGGCCGAAGATCACCACGCCACCTGCTGCGCCCGGTGGACTGCTATGCTCGAGACGGCGGCGAGCCACATCTTAGCTGGTCTGATGATTGAGCTACGGCCGGTCGCGGAGCAGTTTCAGGAAACCAAACGAATCTCAGCTCTGCTCGACTTCGACGACTTGATACATTCGGCGCGTCGGCTTCTGCGGGATCATTCCGCTGTGCGCGACGCCCTTTCTGATCGATTTAAGCACGTACTCGTTGACGAGTTTCAGGACACTGACCCCCTCCAAACCGAGATCTTTTGGCGCCTCTGCGGTGATCAGCGACCGGGCCATAACCCGTTAGATTGGCCCGAGTTCAAGATCCGCCCAGGCTCTCTGTTTTTGGTCGGGGATCCTAAGCAGGCAATTTACAGGTTCCGCGGCGCTGATGTGGCGGCGTACATCCGGGCCCGGGAGGCCATGGTTTCCCGTGATCCGAAAAGTCTCCTCGCCATCTCGACGAATTTCCGTTCGTGTGCCTCGATCCTTAGATATGTGAACGAGCGATTTGCCTCTGAACTGACAGTCGAGAAAGGGCAGCCGGGTTTCGCTCCGCTTGAAGCCTATCGTGCCGACCCCGTCGAAGGTTTGTGCGTTGCCGCGTTACCAATCGCATGTGCCGGTGCAGATGGCAAAGCTCCCTCAAGCGTGCAGCGTGACTGCGAAGCGGAAGCAGTCGCCGAGATGTGTTGCAGATTGATCGGCAGCCAAATCGTCGTGGATCGCAAAACTCAGGAGCAACGCCTCTGCCAGCCTGGCGACATTGCCTTGCTAGCCCCGGGGGGAACTGAACTGTGGCGCTACGAGGAAGCGCTTGAGAAACGTGGAGTGCCTGTCGCGACCCAAGCGGGAAAAGGTTTTTTCCAGCGGCAGGAAGTGCAGGATTTAATCGCTCTGACACGTGTGCTCGCAGACGGTAGCGATACCCTCGCTTTCCTATCCCTTTTACGGGGGCCTCTCGTTGGACTCACTGAAGAGCAGCTGCTTGATATTTTGGAAGGCCAGCCGCGTGATCCTGCCCAGTCAGGCGCCAGGCCAAGGCTAAGCATTTATCTGAATCCCCCAGAGATAAGGCATCCTGTCGCACGAAGCGTCCTTGAGAAGCTCCAGGCTCTTCGCAGACGGGCAAACGGAACCACGCCCCATCAGCTGCTGGCTGAGGCGATAGATGTTCTGAGAATACGGCCGATCGTCCTGCAACGTCATGGAGGTCAAGCCGAGCGGCCCCTTGCCAATATCGATCTCTTTCTGAGCCTCTCTCAGCCCTATAGTGTTCGAGGCATGAAGGCGTTCGCGGCTGCAATGAGTGAGGCCTGGGAAGGCAAGAGCAGATCCGTCGAGGGGCGGCCAGACGCGCAAGAAGAGGCAGTGTCCCTGGTCACGATGCACGCTTCGAAGGGTCTCGAATGGCCCATCGTCGTGCCGATCAACACAATGACGAGCGGTAACAACGTTCGTGATCCGATCATCGACAGCCAGAGCAACCGCATGTTCATTCCCATACTCGGAACTGGTCCGGCCGGGTATGAGCAGGCAAAAAAAGCCGAGGTGGCCGAACGTGAGCGGGAGCGGCTTCGGCTGTGGTATGTAGCTGCTACCCGCGCTCGGGAACTGCTTGTCCTTCCGAAGCTAAACGTGAGGCCCAAAGGCAGCAGCTGGAATGCGCTAATGGAGTTCGATCTTGAGAGCTTGCCGCTCATCGAGATAGAGAAACATCAGCCCGGCTTCGCGGTAGATTTGGATGCTGCAGAAAATCATCAAACACATGAGATGTTTGGCGAGGAGGCGGCATTCATCGCATCTGTCACTCCGACTTTACGATGGGTCGCGCCGAGCAGAGGTGAAGGCCTTCTAGGTGCGCCAGAAGGCACTGCGATTACTCTTACTATCGGCCCCGACGACGAGCAGGGGGTGGGGGCGCGTGAGATTCAAGGGGGACGTGAGCGGGGCTTGGTCTTACATAAGCTGTTAGAGGAGATTCTCACCGCGGAGATATCGCCTGATCCGATGGATTTGTCGAACCGAGCTGAGTTCTTGCTGCAAGAACTTGGCCAGGAGCCGCAGGACAATGCGGCGGTCGGCTTCTCCCCACAGGAGCTGGCTGAGACAGTCATGCGCACAGTGGCTCTGCCGGAAATTGCGCCACTCCTCTCAAGGCTTGTGCCAGAACTGCCGGTCTACGGCTATCGTTGCGCCGACGAGGGAGCCGTCGCGGTGTCGGGTATCGTCGATGCCCTACTAATTGGCGCTGACGGCACCCCAGAGCTGGTAATCGACTGGAAGAGCGACGTTAGCCCGTCGACAGCCGACGCAGATCTGTATGGTGAGCAAGTCAAACATTACCTCGAGATCACCGGAATACCAAAGGGACTTGTGGTGTTCGTTACATCCGGAATGGTACTACAGGTATCTCGGAGCTAA
- a CDS encoding PD-(D/E)XK nuclease family protein: MKRQTYIAQGRLAAREARLQAAREHRHGLQIMSFEQLAARLAGGFTQTIDGDALRTAIQRALPVVQLGELGPIKSLPGMIGAAAETLQKVWRAGIDLEARAALHPRVAALAELERAVLQSLPLSMQRPCDLVSRSMERLRHAPALFGDLDLIGLGDLPPCWRPLLLALGEVLPTQWHAGPVAVPAWLEGTAVTVHRTEAHDPEVQLVSTASPLHEAIEALRWARELITSGIAKPSDIAIAAAAPAAFDDEFLALRADANIDLYFVHRVPVTGTRSGQAAAALADVLVRGLSADRVRRLATLLSGSGPFAALPAGWQRVLPREALLDSWGSWQRLLEPMGAEQWPGGIDHTAGLRRIIEALASGADRAEETGSLFLSGNALHIWRKALVAGSPRQIDATIAAMRQEDAGEPCVSVAWMPAATLAGSPRKHVRLLGLTSSDWPRRGSDDRLLPDHIISSAELDPLPVTAADRRDFQTIISSTVTQVVLSRARRDKEGRLLGKSPLLRGRGAEKHLRRNRRPQNAMSESDRLLARSNEFAASDLARSAIECWRDWHSPSITSHDGLVREGQPALLTALERVQSASSLAKLLRNPLGFTWRYALGVNPPQAANKALVLDAREAGLLLHDILDEAVQLLEEQKGLAESNSEEIRLAVSEAAKQVSSNWLRGGSVPPDMIWRRTIEDTSAVACKALQHSEPPLPNQKSYTEVAFGRDDGKSARRSPWEIAKAVPIPTTGFHISGYIDRLDLSGDRTLARLIDYKGGRTPPETIALNGGAELQRCLYAYAVKALLGDGTEIEAVLLYPRDDVSLRLQEPGAALQSLIQYLRIARASLLSGKALIGPDSGGEYDDFRFALPANASNGYCPRKLGAVKELMADASLVWEAP, translated from the coding sequence ATGAAGCGGCAGACGTACATCGCGCAAGGCCGTTTGGCCGCCCGAGAGGCGCGCCTCCAGGCGGCACGCGAACATCGCCACGGTCTCCAGATCATGTCCTTCGAACAGCTGGCTGCACGATTGGCAGGTGGCTTCACTCAGACAATTGATGGCGACGCACTCCGCACCGCTATCCAGCGGGCGTTACCGGTTGTACAGCTAGGCGAACTGGGGCCAATCAAATCGCTGCCGGGTATGATAGGCGCTGCCGCAGAGACTCTGCAGAAGGTCTGGCGCGCAGGCATAGACCTGGAGGCACGGGCGGCACTTCATCCCCGTGTCGCAGCTCTCGCCGAGCTTGAACGAGCGGTCTTGCAGTCCTTACCTTTATCGATGCAAAGGCCGTGCGACTTGGTGTCGCGCTCAATGGAACGCCTCCGGCACGCGCCCGCGCTCTTCGGTGACCTTGATCTGATCGGGCTTGGGGACCTCCCGCCGTGCTGGCGTCCCTTACTGCTAGCCTTAGGCGAAGTTCTGCCAACACAGTGGCACGCGGGGCCTGTAGCGGTACCGGCCTGGCTCGAAGGGACTGCAGTCACCGTTCATCGCACTGAAGCGCACGATCCCGAGGTTCAGTTAGTCAGCACGGCCAGCCCTCTCCACGAGGCCATAGAAGCGCTGCGCTGGGCACGAGAGTTGATCACAAGCGGCATCGCCAAGCCTTCCGACATCGCGATCGCCGCAGCGGCGCCAGCGGCATTCGACGATGAATTCCTCGCGCTACGCGCGGACGCCAACATCGATCTCTATTTTGTCCATAGGGTACCCGTCACGGGTACGCGCTCCGGACAAGCTGCCGCTGCCCTCGCAGACGTGCTCGTGCGCGGGCTTTCCGCAGATCGAGTTCGGCGGCTCGCAACACTCCTATCTGGTTCTGGACCCTTCGCGGCGCTCCCGGCCGGATGGCAAAGAGTGTTGCCTCGAGAGGCTCTTCTAGACTCTTGGGGATCGTGGCAGCGGCTCCTCGAACCCATGGGGGCCGAGCAATGGCCTGGGGGCATCGACCACACGGCTGGGCTGAGGCGGATCATTGAGGCTTTGGCATCAGGCGCGGACCGCGCGGAGGAAACAGGCAGCCTTTTCCTTTCTGGGAACGCCCTGCACATATGGCGCAAGGCACTAGTAGCTGGCAGCCCCAGACAGATCGACGCGACGATCGCAGCTATGCGCCAGGAGGACGCTGGCGAGCCTTGCGTTTCGGTCGCGTGGATGCCTGCGGCGACCTTGGCGGGCTCGCCTCGGAAACACGTTCGCCTCCTTGGGTTAACTTCCAGCGATTGGCCAAGAAGAGGATCCGACGACCGGCTCCTTCCTGATCACATAATCTCGAGTGCAGAACTCGACCCTCTGCCAGTGACCGCGGCTGACCGCCGCGACTTCCAAACAATCATCTCCTCGACTGTTACTCAGGTCGTACTTTCGCGCGCTCGCCGAGACAAAGAGGGCCGGCTTCTGGGAAAAAGCCCGCTTCTCCGTGGGCGGGGCGCAGAAAAGCACCTGCGCAGAAACCGCCGGCCACAAAACGCGATGAGCGAAAGCGATCGCCTGCTGGCCCGATCGAACGAGTTTGCAGCGAGTGATCTGGCAAGGTCGGCAATCGAGTGCTGGCGAGATTGGCACAGCCCTAGCATTACCTCCCACGACGGCCTGGTCAGAGAAGGGCAACCAGCGCTCCTAACCGCTCTCGAGCGTGTGCAATCCGCAAGCTCCCTCGCCAAGCTCCTGCGGAATCCCCTAGGTTTCACTTGGCGGTATGCTTTGGGCGTCAATCCCCCCCAAGCAGCGAACAAAGCGCTGGTGCTTGATGCACGAGAAGCCGGACTCCTGCTTCACGATATCTTGGATGAAGCTGTTCAACTGCTTGAGGAGCAGAAGGGGCTCGCGGAATCAAATTCCGAAGAGATCCGGTTGGCCGTCTCCGAAGCGGCAAAGCAAGTTTCAAGCAACTGGCTAAGAGGCGGCTCCGTCCCGCCGGATATGATTTGGCGACGGACGATCGAGGACACAAGCGCAGTTGCGTGCAAGGCTCTTCAACATTCAGAGCCACCGCTGCCTAACCAAAAAAGCTACACAGAAGTCGCCTTCGGCCGTGACGACGGAAAATCAGCTCGGCGATCTCCATGGGAAATAGCAAAGGCGGTTCCAATTCCCACGACAGGATTTCATATCTCAGGTTACATCGACCGGTTGGACCTTTCGGGCGACAGAACCTTAGCACGGCTAATCGATTATAAGGGAGGCCGAACGCCGCCCGAGACTATAGCACTGAACGGCGGCGCAGAACTTCAGCGCTGCCTTTACGCCTATGCCGTCAAAGCTCTGCTCGGCGATGGAACCGAGATTGAAGCAGTCTTGCTCTACCCGCGCGACGATGTGTCACTTCGTCTCCAGGAGCCGGGCGCTGCATTACAAAGTCTCATCCAGTACCTGCGAATTGCGCGAGCCAGCTTGTTGAGCGGCAAGGCTCTGATAGGTCCAGATAGTGGGGGCGAGTATGACGACTTTCGGTTCGCTCTCCCCGCTAACGCGAGCAATGGATACTGCCCGCGGAAGCTGGGTGCCGTGAAAGAGCTGATGGCCGACGCCTCTCTAGTTTGGGAGGCACCCTGA
- a CDS encoding AAA family ATPase → MDKRLHWLSVTVGLDRLDTEVLKHLVRAHIYEPYGTLMNFFGEGHAGRGEVNIEGLAAATGRQPLLIHRRLEAQSSLRQAGLVRDCRGGDYGTTNFAVRVARLRSVQPAVLARHILSTAPPSSLEWADFGHLGEPAELAKQLIVEAARRRCGINILLYGRPGTGKSEFARVLAETARLHPVLVGATDEEGGEPDRSERLAHLAVCRSLVRASPRHLLVVDEAEDLMIRPVFGLRDGGNSKLYLNRLVESSTSPTVWIVNQPDLLGGPVLRRMALALEFSLPSRAVRRRVLERLAIAEDVPFRAADLAGLSKIEVAPAVLASAVRAAAWTDKEPHTAALAARSIQKVMGGSIRPDDDRVADFDPSLSEGDMDLNRLVDRLARATSQAWSLLAAGPPGTGKSALARHIAAQAGMDVLERRASDLLNMFVGGTEKAIAEAFREAADTKAMLIIDEADTLLRNRSLAQRSWEVSMTNEMLTWMERSPTPFVATTNLRESLDPATSRRFLFKVELQGLTPAKARRLFQHYFGSEPPSTLDHVPELAPGDFALVARKARLLGITEPSRLVELLEVESLAKGARHEKRIGFGF, encoded by the coding sequence TTGGACAAGCGCCTGCACTGGCTCTCGGTCACGGTGGGCTTGGATCGCCTCGATACCGAAGTTCTCAAGCACTTGGTCCGAGCTCACATCTACGAGCCCTATGGCACGCTGATGAACTTCTTCGGCGAAGGCCATGCCGGGCGGGGCGAGGTGAACATCGAGGGTCTTGCCGCGGCCACCGGCCGGCAGCCGCTGCTTATCCATCGTCGCCTCGAGGCGCAGTCGTCGTTGCGCCAGGCCGGCCTGGTGCGCGACTGCCGCGGCGGCGACTACGGTACTACTAACTTTGCGGTCCGTGTTGCTCGGCTGCGCAGTGTGCAACCAGCTGTTCTCGCTAGGCACATTCTTTCCACGGCTCCGCCTTCTTCACTTGAGTGGGCTGACTTTGGTCACCTGGGCGAGCCTGCCGAGCTGGCCAAACAGCTGATTGTCGAGGCAGCCAGGCGTCGCTGTGGCATCAACATTCTGCTCTATGGCCGCCCCGGCACCGGTAAGTCAGAATTTGCCCGGGTGCTTGCCGAAACTGCGAGGCTTCACCCGGTCCTGGTCGGAGCCACCGATGAAGAGGGAGGTGAGCCCGACCGCTCCGAAAGGCTTGCCCACCTCGCTGTTTGCCGCTCGTTAGTGCGCGCTTCGCCGAGGCATTTGTTAGTCGTCGACGAAGCGGAAGATCTGATGATCCGCCCGGTCTTTGGTCTTAGGGACGGCGGCAACTCTAAGCTCTACCTCAACCGGCTTGTGGAGAGCTCCACCTCACCAACGGTGTGGATTGTCAATCAGCCTGATCTGCTCGGAGGTCCGGTGCTCCGGCGTATGGCGCTGGCGCTGGAGTTCAGCCTGCCGTCTCGAGCTGTGCGCAGGCGAGTGCTTGAACGCTTGGCCATAGCGGAGGACGTTCCGTTCCGCGCTGCGGATCTTGCCGGTCTGTCCAAGATCGAAGTGGCTCCCGCGGTGTTGGCAAGCGCTGTTCGCGCTGCTGCTTGGACCGATAAGGAGCCACACACGGCCGCACTTGCCGCAAGATCCATTCAGAAGGTCATGGGTGGCTCGATCCGCCCCGACGACGATCGGGTTGCCGATTTCGACCCTTCGCTTTCTGAAGGGGATATGGACCTGAACCGGCTGGTCGATCGGCTCGCCCGTGCCACCAGCCAAGCATGGTCTCTTTTGGCCGCCGGCCCACCTGGGACAGGCAAGAGCGCACTTGCCCGCCACATCGCCGCACAAGCAGGCATGGATGTTTTGGAGCGGCGCGCTTCGGACCTTCTGAACATGTTCGTCGGCGGCACCGAGAAGGCGATCGCTGAAGCTTTCCGTGAGGCCGCTGACACTAAGGCGATGCTCATCATCGATGAGGCTGACACCCTCTTGCGCAACCGCTCTCTTGCCCAGCGCTCCTGGGAGGTGAGCATGACAAACGAGATGCTCACTTGGATGGAGCGCTCTCCTACTCCCTTCGTGGCCACCACGAACCTTCGCGAGTCGCTAGATCCGGCGACTTCAAGGCGCTTTCTCTTCAAGGTGGAGTTGCAGGGTCTCACCCCCGCAAAAGCGCGCCGCCTTTTCCAGCATTATTTCGGCAGCGAGCCGCCGAGCACTCTCGATCACGTTCCGGAGCTTGCCCCAGGGGACTTCGCCCTTGTGGCCCGCAAAGCGCGTCTTCTCGGGATCACCGAACCGTCCCGCCTGGTGGAACTACTGGAAGTCGAAAGCCTCGCTAAAGGAGCTCGTCATGAAAAGCGGATCGGCTTCGGATTCTGA
- a CDS encoding WYL domain-containing protein yields MRHYNTVKVLELAKALAGSGEGYTLDEMAEMLRANRRTAERMRDALRVIFPQMEEITSGRQKRFRISGGLDSFMQSPTAEELAELDAAAAALEASGGEARASLLRSVAGKIKSAQRPAVRRRVEPDLEALTSTQVMATQAGPRPLTNSDTLYTLRKAVLSGCQATFFYSGPAGAPALRTVEPYGFLYGKAYYLVGPEAGREDPVLWRLDRISEADLGAPCNGPPEDFDLISYAARSFGAFQEEPRAIRVRFDAEVAPSVERFLFHPSQEVERLPSGEIEVRFTAGGLLEIARHLMTWGGAVMVLEPPELKKILLAEVEAIRCRYRRSGPNC; encoded by the coding sequence GTGCGTCACTACAACACCGTCAAAGTACTGGAACTCGCCAAGGCCCTCGCCGGAAGCGGAGAGGGGTACACCCTTGACGAGATGGCCGAGATGCTGCGCGCCAACAGGCGCACGGCGGAGCGCATGCGAGACGCCCTCAGAGTCATCTTCCCCCAGATGGAGGAGATTACGTCCGGCCGGCAGAAACGATTCCGCATTTCAGGCGGGCTGGACAGCTTCATGCAGTCGCCGACGGCGGAGGAGCTGGCCGAACTGGACGCAGCCGCCGCTGCGCTGGAAGCCTCAGGGGGAGAGGCGCGCGCAAGCCTCCTCAGGTCGGTTGCCGGCAAGATCAAATCGGCACAGCGCCCGGCGGTTCGCCGACGCGTCGAGCCGGACCTTGAGGCACTGACAAGCACTCAGGTAATGGCCACCCAAGCGGGTCCCCGGCCGCTGACGAACAGTGACACACTCTACACTTTGCGGAAGGCAGTGCTCTCGGGCTGCCAGGCGACGTTCTTCTACAGCGGACCCGCAGGAGCGCCCGCGCTCAGGACCGTCGAACCGTACGGCTTCCTGTACGGCAAGGCGTACTACTTGGTAGGTCCTGAGGCTGGGCGCGAGGACCCGGTGCTGTGGCGGCTGGATCGAATCTCCGAGGCAGACCTCGGCGCTCCCTGCAACGGACCGCCCGAAGACTTCGACCTGATTTCCTACGCCGCCCGATCGTTCGGAGCCTTTCAGGAAGAACCACGCGCCATCAGGGTTCGGTTCGACGCCGAAGTTGCGCCCTCCGTCGAGAGATTCCTGTTCCACCCTTCACAAGAAGTCGAACGCTTGCCCAGCGGAGAGATCGAAGTCCGGTTTACTGCAGGCGGCTTACTTGAGATCGCTCGCCACCTCATGACCTGGGGCGGTGCGGTCATGGTACTTGAGCCGCCGGAGCTGAAGAAGATACTGCTGGCGGAGGTAGAAGCCATCAGGTGCCGCTACAGACGCTCAGGACCCAATTGCTAG